One window of Solwaraspora sp. WMMA2056 genomic DNA carries:
- a CDS encoding alcohol dehydrogenase catalytic domain-containing protein, producing MKAVVYRTAGNLAVEDRAGRPPGDGELTIAVAYTGICGTDLHIYHGGMDARVGVPAVLGHEMSGRVAAVGAGVAGWTVGQAVTVMPTRSCGRCVACRRGRSHVCHAMDFLGIDSPGAMQSSWTVPAELVLPLPEGVPLDHAALVEPLAVAVHDVRRASVAATDHVVVVGGGPVGVLIAAVAKQRGAPVLLVEPDPFRRGVAGRIGIETIDPQTVDPVAAVTEWTVGAGADVAFEVSGSAPGVATAVDVLTTHGRLVLVAIHTQPRAVDLHRFFWRELELRGARPYQRDDMLEAIRLVASGAVPVGALISRTVPVDAVTDAFDALDRRAGVLKVLIDWQAPAR from the coding sequence ATGAAAGCAGTGGTCTACCGTACCGCTGGAAACCTGGCGGTCGAGGACCGCGCCGGCCGGCCGCCGGGCGACGGCGAGCTGACCATCGCGGTGGCCTACACCGGCATCTGCGGCACGGACCTGCACATCTACCACGGCGGCATGGACGCCCGGGTCGGCGTACCCGCCGTGCTCGGGCACGAGATGTCCGGGCGGGTGGCCGCCGTCGGGGCAGGTGTGGCCGGCTGGACCGTCGGTCAGGCCGTCACGGTTATGCCGACCCGGTCGTGTGGTCGGTGCGTCGCCTGTCGGCGCGGCCGGTCGCACGTCTGCCACGCCATGGACTTCCTCGGCATCGACTCGCCGGGTGCCATGCAGTCGTCCTGGACGGTGCCGGCGGAGCTGGTCCTGCCACTGCCGGAGGGAGTCCCGCTCGACCACGCGGCGCTGGTCGAACCGCTCGCCGTCGCCGTGCACGACGTCCGGCGGGCGAGCGTGGCCGCCACGGACCACGTCGTCGTGGTCGGCGGCGGGCCGGTCGGTGTCCTCATCGCCGCCGTGGCGAAGCAGCGGGGCGCACCGGTCCTGCTGGTCGAGCCGGATCCGTTCCGGCGGGGCGTCGCCGGACGGATCGGGATCGAGACGATAGACCCGCAGACGGTCGACCCGGTGGCGGCGGTGACCGAGTGGACCGTCGGTGCGGGCGCGGACGTCGCGTTCGAGGTGTCCGGGTCGGCGCCGGGCGTCGCCACCGCCGTCGACGTCCTGACCACCCACGGACGGCTGGTGCTGGTGGCGATCCACACCCAGCCACGGGCCGTCGATCTGCACCGGTTCTTCTGGCGCGAACTGGAACTGCGCGGTGCCCGCCCTTACCAGCGCGACGACATGCTCGAAGCGATCCGGCTGGTGGCGTCGGGAGCGGTGCCGGTGGGTGCGCTCATCTCGCGGACCGTGCCCGTCGACGCCGTCACCGACGCCTTCGACGCGCTGGACCGGCGTGCCGGCGTGCTGAAGGTGCTGATCGACTGGCAGGCGCCGGCCCGATGA
- a CDS encoding mandelate racemase/muconate lactonizing enzyme family protein, with protein MRITGYRTLTTVQEWGRPVGDANGVFTDGVTSVPIVVVETDEGISGVGIGSHVEIERIFPAIDGEDPRAVTALYDRMLRQAFKAGHTGPVFGTIGALDTALWDIKAQAAGEPLWRLLGGRDRRVPAYASGLDIGLTDERLVAEYEVYASYGLRAAKLKGGLDIERDLRRLCLVRDVLTEAAHGLRPGLMLDVNEAWTRKQAVRHVGEIERTLDLIWIEEPVRRWDAEGLAVVSRGIRASVATGENLTGLEQFRPLIAAGAVDVVQTSAAWGVTHFLRVSVLAHANDLPVSPIGNSPVGLLHAATAVPNHLVSELQDLHLPVGTTIDLSVEGGCFVLGDSPGLGIRLDEAAIGAAAGRPRPLTADGPLVRPERAGRHLLGEPHGGPLLGEPDGGPAAIRNEVSPTTAS; from the coding sequence ATGCGGATCACCGGCTATCGCACCCTGACGACGGTGCAGGAGTGGGGCCGACCGGTCGGCGACGCCAACGGCGTCTTCACCGACGGCGTCACCTCGGTGCCGATCGTCGTCGTGGAGACCGACGAGGGCATCTCCGGGGTCGGCATCGGGTCGCACGTCGAGATCGAACGGATCTTCCCGGCCATCGACGGCGAGGATCCGCGCGCCGTGACGGCACTCTACGACCGCATGCTGCGGCAGGCGTTCAAGGCCGGCCACACCGGGCCGGTGTTCGGCACCATCGGCGCGCTCGACACCGCGCTGTGGGACATCAAGGCGCAGGCGGCCGGCGAACCGCTCTGGCGACTGCTCGGTGGCCGCGACCGGCGGGTGCCGGCGTACGCCTCCGGCCTCGACATCGGGCTGACCGACGAGCGACTCGTCGCCGAGTACGAGGTCTACGCCTCGTACGGTCTGCGGGCCGCCAAGCTCAAGGGCGGCCTCGACATCGAGCGGGATCTGCGGCGGCTGTGTCTGGTCCGCGACGTGCTGACCGAGGCGGCGCACGGGCTGCGGCCCGGTCTGATGCTCGACGTGAACGAGGCGTGGACGCGCAAGCAGGCGGTCCGGCACGTCGGCGAGATCGAACGCACCCTCGATCTCATCTGGATCGAGGAGCCGGTGCGCCGCTGGGACGCCGAAGGGCTCGCGGTCGTCAGCCGGGGGATCCGGGCATCGGTCGCCACCGGCGAGAACCTTACCGGCCTCGAGCAGTTCCGGCCGTTGATCGCGGCCGGAGCGGTCGACGTGGTCCAGACGTCGGCGGCCTGGGGGGTCACCCACTTCCTCCGGGTCAGCGTCCTGGCCCACGCCAACGACCTGCCGGTGAGCCCGATCGGCAACAGCCCGGTCGGACTGTTGCACGCCGCGACCGCGGTGCCGAACCACCTGGTCAGCGAGTTGCAGGACCTGCACCTGCCGGTCGGGACCACCATCGACCTGTCCGTCGAGGGCGGCTGCTTCGTCCTCGGTGACAGCCCTGGCCTGGGCATCCGCCTCGACGAGGCGGCGATCGGCGCGGCGGCCGGCCGACCGCGCCCGCTGACCGCCGACGGTCCGCTGGTACGGCCGGAGCGCGCCGGCCGGCACCTGCTGGGCGAGCCCCACGGCGGGCCATTGCTGGGGGAGCCCGACGGCGGGCCAGCCGCCATCCGCAACGAGGTGTCCCCGACCACGGCGAGCTGA